In the genome of Christensenella timonensis, one region contains:
- the typA gene encoding translational GTPase TypA, with protein MVREDLRNIAIIAHVDHGKTTLVDEMLKQGGSFRDNQVVADRVMDSGDLERERGITILAKNTATFYNNVKINIVDTPGHADFGGEVERVLKMVNGVVLLVDAFEGPMPQTRFVLQKALELNHRVIIVVNKMDRPDARLNDVGDEVLELLLELDATDEQLDSPIIYCSGRDGTATVDPNHPGSDLKPLFDTILNYIPAPEGDEDAPLQMLVSSIDYNEYVGRIAVGRIERGVIKQGQDVSLCDYHAEDLCANGKVTAIYQYDGLKRVPVESAKAGDIIAFSGLENVNIGNTVCAQYEFEPIPFVKISEPTVEMTFSVNNSPFAGRDGKYVTSRHLRDRLMSELRKDVSLAVHETDSAESFRVLGRGEMHLSILIETMRREGYEFQVGAPKVLYKTVDGHMCEPIERLLVDVPAESVGNVIEKLGSRKSEMVHMTPQGERMRIEFKIPARGLFGYRSEFLTDTRGEGILNTVFDGYEPYKGDIEKRSLGSLVAFETGDSITYGLYNAQERGTLFIGAGVPVYMGMVVGCSPKNEDLVVNVCKKKHASNVRASGSDDALRLVPPKNMSLEEMLEFLGDDELLEVTPNNLRIRKRILDHQQRMKSNKK; from the coding sequence TTGGTAAGAGAAGATTTGAGGAATATTGCGATCATTGCGCACGTAGACCACGGCAAGACGACGCTTGTGGACGAAATGCTCAAGCAGGGCGGCAGCTTCCGCGACAATCAGGTGGTGGCAGACCGCGTGATGGACTCCGGAGATTTGGAGCGGGAGCGTGGGATTACGATCCTGGCGAAAAACACCGCGACTTTTTATAATAATGTAAAGATCAACATTGTGGATACCCCCGGTCATGCCGACTTTGGCGGCGAGGTAGAGCGTGTGCTCAAAATGGTGAACGGCGTGGTGCTGCTCGTGGACGCGTTTGAGGGGCCGATGCCGCAGACAAGGTTTGTGCTGCAAAAGGCATTGGAGCTCAACCACCGTGTGATCATCGTGGTCAACAAGATGGACAGGCCGGACGCGCGGTTAAACGACGTGGGCGACGAAGTACTGGAGCTTCTTTTGGAGCTGGACGCAACGGACGAACAGCTCGACAGCCCGATTATCTATTGTTCGGGCAGGGACGGCACGGCAACGGTGGATCCCAACCACCCGGGCAGCGACTTAAAACCGCTGTTCGATACGATATTGAACTACATTCCCGCGCCGGAGGGGGACGAGGATGCGCCGCTGCAAATGCTCGTTTCGTCCATCGACTACAACGAATACGTCGGGCGGATCGCGGTCGGGCGCATTGAACGCGGCGTCATCAAGCAAGGACAGGACGTGTCCCTGTGCGATTATCACGCGGAGGACTTATGCGCAAACGGCAAAGTCACGGCAATTTACCAATACGACGGATTGAAGCGCGTGCCGGTGGAAAGCGCAAAGGCGGGGGATATCATAGCCTTTTCCGGGTTGGAGAATGTGAATATCGGCAATACGGTGTGTGCACAGTATGAATTTGAGCCGATCCCGTTCGTAAAGATATCGGAGCCGACGGTAGAGATGACGTTTTCTGTCAACAACAGCCCATTTGCAGGGCGGGATGGGAAATACGTTACGTCGCGGCATTTGCGTGACCGCCTGATGAGCGAGCTGCGCAAGGACGTATCGCTTGCGGTGCACGAAACGGATAGTGCGGAATCCTTCCGCGTGCTCGGGCGCGGCGAGATGCATCTTTCGATCCTGATCGAAACGATGCGCCGCGAAGGGTATGAATTCCAGGTGGGCGCGCCCAAGGTGCTGTATAAGACAGTGGACGGGCATATGTGCGAGCCGATCGAGCGGCTGCTTGTGGACGTCCCTGCGGAAAGCGTGGGTAATGTCATTGAAAAACTGGGTTCAAGAAAATCGGAAATGGTGCATATGACGCCGCAGGGAGAGCGGATGCGCATTGAGTTCAAGATCCCCGCACGCGGCCTTTTTGGCTATCGCAGCGAGTTTTTGACGGATACAAGGGGCGAGGGGATACTCAATACGGTATTCGACGGGTACGAGCCGTATAAAGGAGATATCGAGAAGCGTTCGCTGGGTTCCCTGGTCGCATTTGAGACGGGGGATTCCATCACCTATGGGCTGTATAACGCACAGGAGCGCGGCACCCTGTTCATCGGTGCGGGCGTACCCGTGTATATGGGGATGGTAGTCGGCTGTTCGCCCAAAAACGAAGACCTGGTCGTGAACGTATGCAAGAAAAAGCATGCCTCCAATGTCCGTGCGTCCGGCAGTGACGACGCGCTGCGTTTGGTACCGCCGAAGAACATGAGCCTTGAGGAAATGCTTGAATTTTTAGGCGACGACGAGCTTTTGGAAGTCACGCCGAACAACCTGCGTATCAGAAAGAGGATACTGGACCATCAGCAGCGCATGAAGTCCAATAAGAAATAA
- a CDS encoding glycyl-radical enzyme activating protein: protein MEGCVFDIQRFCVHDGPGIRTTVFLKGCPLRCKWCCNPESMHAKPEVLFNPELCIGCGACAAACTAGAVRGGDGMDRSICTGCGKCAEECYADARYVKGGYMTPAQVLDEVLKDTTFYERTGGGVTFSGGEPLLQVDFLEETLALCRENGLGTAIETCGNVPYASFERIANLVDLFLFDIKSTDSKKHLEYTGVENRQILDNCEQLAKIAKRVVVRVPVIPEFNFDTGELGNIVRFAEKIGVDEVNFLPYHRMAANKYSFLNRAYWDPGIERLDESEVENCIKGILTSVRMEIGG from the coding sequence ATGGAAGGTTGCGTATTCGATATCCAGCGCTTTTGTGTGCATGACGGGCCGGGCATCCGTACCACGGTGTTTTTGAAAGGGTGTCCGCTGCGCTGCAAATGGTGCTGTAATCCGGAATCCATGCATGCAAAACCGGAGGTGCTTTTCAACCCGGAATTGTGTATCGGCTGCGGTGCGTGCGCGGCGGCTTGCACGGCAGGGGCCGTTCGGGGCGGCGATGGGATGGATCGATCCATATGCACCGGCTGCGGGAAATGCGCAGAGGAATGTTATGCCGATGCAAGATATGTAAAGGGCGGCTATATGACGCCCGCACAGGTGCTGGACGAGGTGCTCAAGGATACTACCTTCTACGAAAGGACGGGCGGAGGCGTCACGTTCAGCGGCGGGGAGCCGCTGCTCCAGGTGGATTTTCTGGAAGAAACGCTGGCGCTCTGCCGCGAAAATGGGCTGGGTACGGCGATAGAAACGTGCGGCAACGTTCCATATGCTTCTTTTGAAAGGATCGCAAATTTGGTCGACCTGTTTTTGTTCGATATCAAGAGTACGGACAGCAAGAAGCATTTGGAATATACCGGTGTGGAAAACAGGCAAATACTGGACAACTGCGAGCAGCTTGCGAAGATTGCAAAACGTGTCGTGGTACGCGTGCCGGTCATTCCTGAATTCAACTTTGATACAGGAGAGCTTGGGAATATCGTTCGCTTTGCGGAAAAGATCGGTGTGGATGAAGTGAATTTCCTGCCGTATCACAGGATGGCGGCAAATAAATATTCCTTCCTCAACCGTGCATATTGGGATCCGGGCATCGAGCGCCTGGACGAAAGTGAAGTGGAAAATTGTATCAAAGGCATCTTAACTTCCGTGAGGATGGAAATAGGCGGATAA
- a CDS encoding class I SAM-dependent methyltransferase, whose protein sequence is MMGRQTIKRMNKSHAELTAWGFSQIDIGKSDVILDVGCGGGKALKLLSKKAANGALYGIDYSETSVACARRENKADVRSGKMDILHGSVSDMPFQDGFFDLVTSVESYYFWPDLDHDLKEVLRVLKEGGTFLIVAEMYDHAGQSEKDKQIVDLLNMHNNTPEELQDMLGRAGYRGVCVEENKERGWICARGIK, encoded by the coding sequence ATGATGGGCAGGCAAACCATCAAAAGGATGAATAAAAGCCATGCGGAGCTTACGGCATGGGGATTTTCCCAAATCGACATCGGAAAAAGCGACGTCATATTGGACGTCGGCTGCGGCGGCGGGAAGGCGCTTAAGCTGTTGTCAAAAAAAGCGGCAAACGGAGCCCTTTACGGCATCGATTATTCGGAAACATCCGTTGCCTGCGCCCGCCGGGAGAACAAAGCGGACGTGCGAAGCGGTAAAATGGACATCTTGCACGGAAGCGTTTCCGATATGCCCTTTCAGGATGGATTTTTCGATTTGGTCACTTCGGTGGAAAGCTATTACTTCTGGCCAGACCTCGACCATGATTTAAAGGAAGTCCTGCGCGTGTTAAAAGAAGGCGGAACCTTTTTGATCGTGGCGGAAATGTACGACCATGCAGGGCAGAGCGAAAAGGATAAGCAGATTGTCGATTTGCTCAACATGCATAACAACACCCCCGAAGAGCTTCAGGATATGCTGGGCAGGGCCGGATACCGCGGGGTATGCGTGGAGGAAAACAAAGAACGCGGCTGGATCTGTGCAAGGGGAATCAAATAA
- a CDS encoding DUF7832 domain-containing protein — protein MAFDKMDWHAGNFPDSIAYECAGTHIGMYLAWLIENDLIDEEWYEEFDTEMDKVKNREITGRDLLVECFDESLIEDMMTDEALEFTADYYDSQYIDDYADVLGQEDADCEFAVYLHEDTWENYDRVEPVVSAKFEKWKNKQFD, from the coding sequence ATGGCATTTGATAAGATGGACTGGCATGCAGGGAATTTTCCGGACAGTATTGCATATGAGTGTGCAGGAACCCACATCGGTATGTACCTGGCATGGCTGATCGAGAATGACCTGATCGATGAAGAATGGTACGAAGAATTTGATACGGAGATGGACAAGGTAAAAAACCGTGAGATAACGGGACGGGATCTTCTTGTAGAGTGCTTTGACGAGAGCCTGATCGAAGATATGATGACGGACGAGGCGCTCGAATTCACCGCGGATTATTACGATTCTCAATATATAGACGATTATGCGGACGTATTGGGGCAAGAGGACGCGGACTGCGAATTTGCCGTCTATTTGCACGAAGACACATGGGAAAACTACGACCGTGTGGAACCGGTCGTCAGTGCAAAGTTTGAAAAATGGAAAAACAAGCAATTCGATTGA
- a CDS encoding exonuclease SbcCD subunit D has product MRFLHTSDWHLGFSLSNMPMIEEQKHFAGQILDIARRKKVDAVVIAGDMFDHAVSNPDAIGVYNDTMTRLCMKSGVPVIICAGNHDGAARLSSCADLLGKAGLHIAGSIKNGIPSITLEDATIHILPFFSIEEARYLYPDEEIRNYDMAMRAIIKRLPLGKGRNILAAHCFVSSAEVSESDRSAMVGGANMVGADAFGVFDYVALGHLHKPQDIGENIRYCGSPMKLSFSEAEQEKSVTIVDTSDMSRELVSLSMVNDLRVLKGSYREILERAGRDGKSSDYIKIELADEYAHMELRNTLSEYYPNLLSLAGKEFEGGKESDLSVEQVASLSPLEIMMKFYEEYSGGQQPSEKQVEWFLKALSVKKEGKLQ; this is encoded by the coding sequence ATGCGTTTTTTACACACATCGGACTGGCATCTGGGCTTTTCGTTAAGCAATATGCCCATGATCGAAGAACAGAAACACTTTGCAGGACAAATATTGGATATCGCGCGCAGGAAAAAGGTGGATGCGGTGGTTATCGCAGGCGACATGTTCGACCACGCGGTCTCCAATCCTGACGCCATAGGCGTTTATAACGATACCATGACAAGGCTGTGCATGAAAAGCGGGGTCCCGGTCATTATCTGCGCGGGCAACCATGACGGCGCTGCACGGCTTTCCTCCTGCGCGGATTTGCTGGGCAAGGCGGGCCTGCATATCGCGGGAAGCATTAAAAACGGGATACCATCTATAACGCTGGAAGATGCAACGATCCATATCCTGCCTTTCTTTTCCATAGAAGAAGCGCGTTACCTGTACCCGGATGAAGAAATCAGGAATTACGATATGGCCATGCGCGCGATCATAAAGCGCCTGCCGCTTGGAAAAGGACGCAATATCCTGGCGGCGCATTGCTTTGTCAGCAGCGCGGAAGTATCGGAAAGCGACCGTTCGGCGATGGTCGGCGGAGCCAATATGGTGGGCGCGGACGCGTTTGGCGTATTCGATTATGTTGCGCTGGGGCATTTGCACAAGCCGCAGGACATCGGCGAAAACATACGTTACTGCGGTTCCCCGATGAAGCTGTCTTTTTCGGAAGCGGAACAGGAAAAGAGCGTGACGATCGTGGATACGTCGGATATGTCGCGGGAGCTGGTCAGCCTTTCCATGGTCAACGATCTGCGCGTCTTAAAGGGAAGCTACCGGGAGATACTGGAACGCGCCGGGAGGGACGGTAAATCATCCGACTATATCAAGATCGAGCTTGCGGATGAATATGCTCATATGGAACTGCGCAATACGCTCAGCGAATATTACCCGAACCTCTTATCGCTGGCAGGCAAAGAATTTGAGGGCGGAAAGGAAAGCGACCTGTCTGTGGAGCAGGTGGCGAGCCTTAGCCCGCTGGAGATCATGATGAAGTTTTACGAGGAATACTCCGGCGGACAGCAGCCGAGTGAAAAGCAGGTGGAATGGTTTTTAAAGGCGCTCTCCGTAAAGAAGGAGGGAAAGCTGCAATGA
- a CDS encoding U32 family peptidase, with protein sequence MELLSPAGGFDSLKAAVENGADAVYIGAQNFSARNLAENFGDLSQAVSYAHAAGVKLYLALNTLVRDREIPDWIGTADEAAAAGIDAFIVQDLGCAMLLRRLCPGIPLHASTQMTAYNASGVQALTGLGFERVILARELSFAQICDIRKQTGAELEIFVHGALCVCYSGQCLMSSMFGGRSANRGLCAQPCRLDYRLGNKSGRLLSPKDLCLVDYIGSIKDAGIASIKIEGRMKPAHYVAAVTRIYRKALDGGKITQKDKDDLLKAFSRRGFTSRPFSMQMPKAGPRGTAAPGKRPVMPAGNASFGEYTPLPTGKKKKPRMLAAQLLTKGQALAVLEDVDILYVPADAPWAQEIVQKAQRSNKRCIGVHPLVDSCRSPQALPPFDGEMYATLLHQAAAHKVADLSFNVMNSETLHVLHGLEYERATLSAELNLAQIRDLCSPLPTEVVVYGHLPLMTTIHCPVKCDKKSCRANGNLFLTDRMGKRFPIVKSGDGCCVSILNPLPLFMADKLGQVSADVLRLKFTIETPQECLNIARQYRLALQGKAVKPPGAFTRGHFLRGVT encoded by the coding sequence ATGGAATTATTATCTCCCGCAGGCGGGTTTGACAGTTTAAAAGCGGCCGTGGAAAACGGTGCGGACGCAGTATATATCGGCGCACAAAATTTCAGTGCGCGCAACCTCGCGGAAAATTTCGGCGATCTTTCGCAGGCTGTTTCCTATGCGCATGCGGCAGGCGTCAAGCTATACCTGGCGCTCAATACGCTGGTGCGCGACCGCGAAATCCCCGATTGGATCGGCACTGCCGACGAAGCGGCGGCAGCCGGCATCGACGCTTTCATCGTGCAGGATCTTGGCTGCGCTATGCTGCTCAGACGTTTATGCCCGGGCATCCCGCTCCATGCGAGCACGCAGATGACCGCTTATAATGCAAGCGGCGTACAGGCGCTTACAGGCCTCGGTTTTGAGCGCGTGATCCTCGCACGCGAGCTTTCCTTTGCGCAAATCTGCGATATCCGCAAGCAGACGGGCGCGGAGCTGGAGATCTTTGTGCACGGTGCGCTGTGCGTGTGTTATTCCGGCCAGTGCCTGATGAGCAGTATGTTTGGCGGGCGCAGCGCCAACCGCGGGCTATGCGCGCAGCCCTGCCGTCTCGATTACCGCCTGGGAAACAAATCCGGACGGCTGTTGAGTCCAAAGGATCTGTGCCTGGTCGACTACATCGGCAGCATCAAAGATGCCGGGATCGCCAGCATCAAAATCGAGGGGCGCATGAAGCCCGCGCACTACGTTGCTGCGGTAACGCGTATTTACCGCAAGGCCCTTGACGGCGGCAAGATCACGCAAAAGGATAAAGACGACCTTTTAAAGGCATTCAGCAGGCGCGGATTCACTTCCCGTCCGTTCAGTATGCAAATGCCCAAAGCAGGGCCGCGCGGTACAGCCGCTCCCGGCAAGCGGCCTGTGATGCCTGCAGGCAACGCTTCTTTCGGCGAATATACTCCTCTTCCCACAGGAAAAAAGAAAAAGCCCCGTATGCTGGCTGCACAACTGCTGACCAAAGGACAAGCGCTGGCCGTCCTTGAGGACGTTGATATTTTGTATGTTCCCGCAGACGCGCCATGGGCGCAGGAGATCGTACAAAAAGCGCAGCGGTCGAATAAGCGGTGCATCGGCGTGCACCCGCTTGTCGATTCCTGCCGCAGCCCGCAAGCCCTTCCGCCTTTTGATGGTGAAATGTATGCCACCCTTCTGCATCAGGCTGCCGCGCATAAGGTTGCCGACCTGTCCTTCAACGTCATGAACAGCGAAACGCTCCATGTGCTGCATGGCCTTGAATATGAGCGCGCAACCTTGAGTGCAGAACTCAACCTGGCGCAGATCAGGGATCTTTGTTCCCCACTCCCCACGGAAGTGGTCGTCTATGGCCATCTGCCGCTCATGACCACCATCCACTGTCCCGTCAAATGCGACAAAAAAAGCTGCCGCGCAAACGGCAACTTGTTTCTTACAGACCGTATGGGCAAACGCTTCCCCATCGTCAAATCAGGCGACGGGTGCTGCGTTTCCATTTTGAATCCCCTGCCGCTTTTCATGGCGGATAAACTGGGCCAGGTGAGCGCCGACGTCCTGCGGCTCAAGTTCACGATAGAGACCCCGCAGGAATGCTTAAACATCGCCCGGCAATACCGCCTTGCCCTGCAGGGCAAAGCGGTCAAACCCCCCGGAGCATTCACACGCGGGCATTTCCTGCGCGGCGTGACCTGA
- a CDS encoding iron-containing alcohol dehydrogenase, whose protein sequence is MDNDVYFNPTKVFFGKGTELLVGEEIAKYSQKVLLHYGGGSAERSGLLDRIRKSLKDAGLAVFELGGVQPNPRLGLIYEGINICRHNGIGFILAVGGGSVIDSAKAIACGTPNSDDVWDYFLGKKKALAILPIATVLTIPGAGSESSNGMVVTREDTMEKMAYEDERSRPVFSVLNPELTYTVPPYHTAAGIVDAFAHIMERYFTNTEDVDVTDRMCEGVMKSLLRYGRTAVTDPQNYRARAETMWACKMAHDGTLGVGREEDWASHMIEHELSAKYDVSHGAGLSVIFPAWMKYVYSNKPERFVQFAMRVFDVEYSFDNQDWTIKEGIKRMMTFFKSLNMPTSLRDLGINDKDSLGEMARRCVEHCGGSVGHFAELGEADVRNILEIAY, encoded by the coding sequence ATGGATAACGACGTATATTTTAATCCGACCAAGGTCTTTTTTGGCAAGGGGACGGAGCTTCTCGTAGGGGAAGAGATCGCAAAATACAGCCAGAAGGTACTGCTGCACTATGGCGGCGGCAGCGCCGAGCGTTCCGGCCTCCTGGACAGGATCCGGAAATCCTTGAAAGACGCGGGGCTGGCGGTGTTTGAACTGGGCGGCGTCCAGCCCAACCCGAGGCTGGGCCTCATATACGAGGGCATCAATATATGCCGCCACAACGGGATCGGCTTCATCCTTGCGGTAGGCGGCGGCAGCGTTATCGATTCTGCGAAAGCGATTGCCTGCGGCACGCCCAACAGCGACGACGTATGGGATTATTTTCTGGGCAAGAAAAAGGCCCTTGCGATCCTGCCGATCGCCACGGTGCTGACGATCCCGGGCGCGGGAAGCGAGTCTTCCAACGGCATGGTGGTCACGCGGGAAGATACGATGGAGAAGATGGCTTATGAGGACGAGCGTTCAAGGCCGGTGTTTTCGGTGCTGAACCCCGAGCTTACCTACACCGTTCCGCCGTACCATACGGCCGCGGGGATCGTGGATGCGTTTGCACACATCATGGAACGGTATTTCACCAATACGGAGGACGTGGACGTTACGGATCGCATGTGCGAGGGCGTGATGAAGTCTTTGCTGCGCTACGGGCGGACGGCGGTCACAGACCCGCAAAATTACAGGGCGCGCGCAGAAACGATGTGGGCATGCAAAATGGCGCATGACGGTACGCTGGGCGTGGGGCGCGAAGAGGATTGGGCCTCCCACATGATCGAGCACGAGCTGTCCGCGAAATATGACGTATCGCATGGCGCGGGGCTTTCCGTGATCTTTCCTGCGTGGATGAAGTATGTGTACTCCAACAAGCCGGAGCGCTTCGTACAGTTTGCGATGCGGGTGTTTGATGTGGAATATTCCTTTGACAATCAGGACTGGACGATCAAAGAGGGAATCAAACGCATGATGACGTTCTTCAAGAGCCTGAATATGCCGACTTCGCTGCGCGACCTGGGGATCAATGACAAGGATTCCCTAGGCGAGATGGCTAGGCGCTGTGTGGAGCATTGCGGCGGCAGCGTCGGGCATTTCGCGGAGTTGGGCGAGGCGGACGTACGCAACATTTTAGAGATCGCCTATTGA
- a CDS encoding AAA family ATPase gives MTPEILSFEAFGPYVKKQEIDFSVFRKTGLFLIHGRTGAGKTTVLDAMTYALFGESSGGGRGDFAAMRSDFAPDEQNTCVSFVFSIRGKRYKFTRELRVRTKRNGEKELQAAQDAFFEDEAGSFVPFFENPGIKNIRQKAEELLGLTCEQFRQVILLPQGKFEELLVADSAAKEEILVTLFKAEQWQELTDWLCDRANDLKREKEAHEQKIRSILEQHACDSVEALRGSLEEMRKQEAGAKARQKDTATHLGQARAALQDAQTVKNLFDERDGAETKCMQIAGREKETALLEEKISRALLAEEILPLRKEAAQIQGQKQQWEEKQRQAEHEKLEGEKRLAQAVQRLQAVFRSIREEQAALVKAAAQLKGQKAIREAEYQKAFEAYMKDAAFALSEGLTEGQACPVCGSEHHPSPARHSETNTTLEQVNAAKKEIGRIDKQLLAQEKEGLVLQHLSQACETSIERYCKDQKQDTGTAREDKANLKKWTAAADEAFQALQAAAAAYDLAKQENEKLQSAFAAAMDVFKEACLARGFQTDEQFRASCMSKEERTAAQASIQDYHVQLKVAQQALENLEGKIAGLQKPDTQALQKEVEEREREKQETDTLLASVQAKAGLIGDALKKASAAQKELEEKAAEYVELDVFAKLLRGDKGVGLKRYVLGVMLSAITGQANRLLKKAHDGRYQLYRTAEGQGRARKVGLDLEVFDAYSGERRSVKSLSGGEKFLVALSLSLGLSAVVQAQSGGIRIDAMFVDEGFGSLDPSSIENALDILASIRGGQRLVGIISHVQLLKENIDASIEVRKQRAGSEIVVNI, from the coding sequence ATGACGCCTGAAATTTTGAGCTTTGAAGCGTTTGGCCCGTATGTAAAAAAGCAGGAGATCGATTTTTCCGTATTCCGAAAGACGGGCCTGTTCTTGATACATGGAAGGACGGGCGCGGGCAAGACAACTGTGCTGGACGCAATGACCTACGCCTTGTTTGGGGAGAGCAGCGGCGGCGGGCGCGGGGATTTTGCCGCGATGCGCAGTGATTTCGCGCCTGATGAACAAAATACATGTGTCAGCTTTGTTTTCAGTATACGCGGGAAGCGTTATAAATTTACGCGGGAATTGCGCGTGCGTACCAAGCGTAACGGGGAAAAAGAGCTGCAGGCGGCACAGGATGCTTTTTTTGAAGATGAGGCAGGCAGCTTTGTACCGTTTTTTGAAAACCCGGGCATCAAGAACATCCGGCAAAAGGCGGAGGAATTGTTGGGGCTCACCTGTGAACAGTTCCGGCAGGTTATTTTACTTCCGCAGGGGAAATTTGAAGAACTGTTGGTGGCGGATTCCGCAGCGAAGGAAGAGATCCTGGTAACGCTTTTCAAAGCGGAGCAATGGCAGGAGCTGACTGACTGGCTGTGTGACAGGGCAAACGACCTGAAACGGGAGAAGGAAGCGCACGAGCAAAAGATCAGGAGCATCCTTGAGCAGCACGCATGCGACAGCGTAGAGGCCTTGCGTGGGTCATTGGAGGAAATGCGGAAGCAGGAAGCGGGGGCGAAGGCGCGGCAAAAGGATACGGCCACGCACCTTGGGCAGGCGAGAGCAGCCTTGCAGGATGCGCAAACGGTAAAGAACCTGTTTGACGAACGGGACGGTGCGGAAACCAAATGCATGCAAATTGCGGGACGGGAGAAAGAGACCGCCCTGCTGGAAGAGAAGATCAGCCGTGCGCTGCTGGCGGAGGAAATATTGCCGCTGCGCAAGGAAGCGGCGCAAATACAAGGACAGAAGCAGCAGTGGGAAGAAAAGCAGCGACAGGCGGAACACGAAAAGCTGGAAGGAGAAAAAAGACTGGCGCAAGCGGTGCAAAGGCTGCAAGCGGTCTTTCGCAGTATACGGGAGGAGCAAGCGGCGCTGGTGAAAGCGGCCGCCCAACTGAAAGGGCAAAAAGCGATCCGGGAGGCAGAATACCAAAAAGCATTTGAAGCCTATATGAAGGATGCGGCCTTTGCGCTCTCGGAAGGGCTTACCGAAGGGCAGGCATGCCCGGTGTGCGGAAGCGAGCACCATCCAAGCCCTGCGCGGCATTCGGAAACCAATACGACGCTGGAGCAGGTGAATGCCGCCAAAAAAGAAATCGGAAGGATCGACAAGCAGCTCCTGGCACAGGAAAAAGAGGGACTTGTATTGCAGCATCTTTCGCAGGCCTGCGAAACGTCGATCGAAAGGTATTGCAAGGATCAAAAGCAGGATACAGGTACGGCACGGGAAGATAAGGCAAACCTGAAGAAGTGGACGGCGGCGGCAGACGAAGCGTTCCAGGCCCTGCAAGCGGCCGCGGCGGCATATGATCTGGCAAAGCAGGAAAACGAAAAGCTCCAATCCGCCTTTGCGGCTGCGATGGACGTCTTTAAAGAGGCGTGCCTTGCGCGCGGGTTCCAGACGGATGAACAGTTCCGCGCGAGCTGCATGAGCAAGGAGGAACGCACTGCGGCGCAGGCAAGCATACAGGACTACCATGTACAGTTGAAGGTGGCACAGCAGGCGCTGGAAAACCTGGAAGGCAAGATTGCGGGGCTACAGAAGCCGGATACGCAGGCGCTGCAAAAAGAGGTGGAAGAAAGGGAGCGGGAAAAACAGGAAACGGATACGCTGCTGGCCTCTGTACAAGCAAAGGCCGGATTGATCGGCGATGCTCTGAAGAAGGCGTCCGCAGCACAAAAGGAATTGGAGGAAAAGGCCGCGGAGTATGTGGAGCTGGATGTGTTTGCCAAGCTCTTGCGTGGGGATAAGGGCGTTGGCCTTAAGCGCTACGTGTTGGGCGTAATGCTTTCTGCGATCACAGGACAGGCAAACCGGCTGCTTAAAAAGGCGCATGACGGGCGTTACCAGCTCTACCGGACGGCGGAGGGGCAGGGCCGTGCGCGCAAGGTCGGGCTGGATTTAGAAGTTTTCGATGCATATTCGGGTGAACGCAGAAGCGTCAAAAGCCTTTCGGGCGGGGAAAAATTCCTGGTTGCGCTTTCACTGTCGCTGGGGCTTTCCGCAGTGGTGCAGGCGCAGAGCGGGGGAATACGGATCGACGCGATGTTTGTGGATGAAGGCTTTGGTTCGCTTGATCCCTCGTCCATCGAAAACGCGCTGGATATCCTTGCAAGCATCCGCGGCGGGCAGCGGCTGGTGGGGATTATTTCCCACGTTCAGCTCCTCAAGGAGAACATAGACGCTTCCATCGAGGTCAGAAAGCAGCGCGCAGGAAGCGAAATTGTGGTCAACATCTGA